The stretch of DNA ATCGTTACTTGTCCAAGTGATAACTGTGCACCTGCCAAACCACAAAGGATTCCACACCCTACAATGGCTCCATATTGCAGGACAGTAACCTTTAACCCAAGGCTTCGGGCAGCTGCTTCATTTTTCCCAACCGCAAGTACACGGAAGCCAGCAACTGTACGGAAAAAGAAAATGTACAACAAAATTGCCGCTAGAAAAGCGCTATATACGAGTGGTGAATGTCCCGAGAGAAGTTTCCCAACAACCGGGATCCCCTCAATCAATGGAATGTCCCATTTCGGAAGTCCTTCCATGTTTTTATCATAAAAAGCACCTTTTACATTAAAAATGGCTCGAAGTCCAAACGTGGTCAGACCAAGAACTAAAAAGTTTATCGCAATTCCTGCTACGATTGGGTTTGCTTTAAAACGAATGGCTGCCAAACCAAATAGCAGCGAAACCAGGATCGATCCCAGTGCTCCCACTAAAACAGCTACTAGCACACTGCCGCTATAGTAATTTCCAACAATCGCAGAAAATGCTCCTGCTAAAATTAATCCCTCAAGGCCAACATTAAAAATTCCAACACGAGCACATAAGGCTCCTCCTAAAGCTGCCAAAAGTATCGGACTGATCATGCGAATCGCTGACGTAAAAAAGGAGAGATCAAGCAGTTCCATGGATGTCACCACCTTTCTTCTTTACTTTCCACCAATTAAA from Neobacillus sp. CF12 encodes:
- a CDS encoding ABC transporter permease, whose protein sequence is MELLDLSFFTSAIRMISPILLAALGGALCARVGIFNVGLEGLILAGAFSAIVGNYYSGSVLVAVLVGALGSILVSLLFGLAAIRFKANPIVAGIAINFLVLGLTTFGLRAIFNVKGAFYDKNMEGLPKWDIPLIEGIPVVGKLLSGHSPLVYSAFLAAILLYIFFFRTVAGFRVLAVGKNEAAARSLGLKVTVLQYGAIVGCGILCGLAGAQLSLGQVTMFTEGMTAGRGFIALVAMMLGQSHPIGIVGSSLLFGLMDALSIRLQGFSMPTQFTAMLPYIITIFAMFFLKDRGADSQLSGQQSSR